From a region of the Panicum virgatum strain AP13 chromosome 2K, P.virgatum_v5, whole genome shotgun sequence genome:
- the LOC120694278 gene encoding COBRA-like protein 1 has translation MAARRPASLRLCASVALLVIAVSSLTPSSDAYDPLDPNGNITIKWDVMQWTPDGYVAVVSLYNYQQYRHIQAPGWKLGWVWAKKEIIWAMAGGQATEQGDCSKFKSNIPHCCKKDPEVVDLLPGTPYNMQIANCCKGGVLTAWAQDPDNAVASFQVSVGQAGTTNKTVKVPKKFTLKAPGPGYTCGPAKLVKPTKFISPDGRRSTQAHMTWNVTCTYSQFVAQRSPTCCVSLSSFYNDTIVNCPTCSCGCQNNSTAPGSCVEGNSPYLASVVNDPNKNSLAPLVQCTSHMCPIRVHWHVKVNYKEYWRVKITVTNFNYRMNYSQWNLVAQHPNFDNLTTIFSFNYKSLNPYGEINDTAMLWGIKYYNDLLMTAGPDGNVQSELLFRKEPSTFTFQKGWAFPRRVYFNGDNCVMPPPDAYPWLPNASPRQSASVLLTFVAVWAALAILLANA, from the exons atggcggcacggcggccggcgtccCTGCGCCTGTGCGCCTCCGTCGCGCTGCTCGTCATCGCCGTCTCCTCTCTGACGCCTTCGTCAG ATGCATACGATCCACTCGATCCGAATGGGAACATAACAATCAAGTGGGATGTAATGCAGTGGACTCCAGATGGCTATGTG GCTGTTGTTTCCCTATACAATTACCAGCAGTACCGCCACATCCAAGCGCCGGGCTGGAAACTCGGATGGGTTTGGGCAAAGAAGGAGATAATCTGGGCCATGGCTGGTGGCCAAGCCACTGAGCAAGGCGATTGCTCCAAATTCAAAAGCAACATTCCCCATTGCTGCAAGAAGGATCCTGAGGTTGTGGACCTGCTTCCGGGCACACCTTATAACATGCAGATCGCCAACTGCTGCAAGGGAGGAGTCCTCACCGCATGGGCACAGGACCCTGACAATGCTGTGGCTTCGTTCCAAGTCAGTGTTGGTCAGGCTGGGACGACCAATAAGACTGTGAAGGTGCCCAAGAAATTCACTCTGAAGGCTCCCGGGCCTGGGTATACCTGCGGGCCTGCCAAACTAGTGAAACCTACTAAGTTCATATCGCCGGATGGGAGAAGATCAACTCAAGCACACA TGACTTGGAATGTGACTTGTACATACTCACAGTTTGTTGCCCAAAGATCTCCAACCTGCTGTGTTTCGCTTTCATCGTTTTACAACGACACCATTGTCAACTGCCCAACATGTTCTTGTGGCTGCCAGAATAACAGCACTGCACCCGGAAGTTGTGTAGA GGGCAATTCACCTTATCTGGCCTCTGTCGTGAACGATCCTAACAAGAACAGCTTGGCACCTCTAGTCCAATGCACTTCTCACATGTGCCCAATAAGAGTGCATTGGCATGTCAAAGTGAACTACAAGGAGTACTGGAGGGTCAAGATCACCGTGACAAACTTCAACTACCGGATGAACTACTCGCAGTGGAACCTCGTTGCGCAGCACCCCAATTTCGACAACCTGACTACAATTTTCAGCTTCAACTACAAATCTCTGAACCCCTATGGTGAAATAA ACGACACAGCGATGTTATGGGGCATCAAGTACTACAACGATCTGCTGATGACGGCTGGGCCGGACGGGAATGTTCAGTCTGAACTTCTGTTCCGGAAGGAGCCCTCCACCTTCACCTTCCAGAAAGGTTGGGCGTTCCCGAGACGAGTGTACTTCAACGGCGACAACTGCGtgatgccgccgccggacgCGTACCCGTGGCTGCCCAACGCCTCTCCACGGCAGTCAGCTTCGGTTCTCCTCACATTTGTTGCCGTTTGGGCAGCATTGGCAATCCTACTGGCCAATGCCTAG